A window of Candidatus Rokuibacteriota bacterium genomic DNA:
GCTCGAACAGCAGATGCGTCGTGCCATCCGCCACGCCTTCCTCAACTCGACCAGCACGCCCCATCGGCGCGGCGGCACCGTCACGGCGGAAACGGAATGCGAGCCGATTTTGAGATGGCGTGATATAGAGGAGCCGTTTATAGAAGCGATGGTGCAGGCTGCGCGAGCGGCCGCGTTTGGCCGAAATTCTCCGATCGATTTGGCCGTCAGAAGTCGACCCTTTCCTGACGGCTATCCCACGCAGAAGCAGACATTCACATACCTCCCCTGCGACCCATTCGCTGAACCATTGACATGCACTCCCCTCGACCGCACGATGCGCTCGGAGGCACGTCGATGACAACCCGCCTTGTACGACTCGTCGGATTGGCCGCAGCGATCGGGGTGGCTGTGTCCGTGGCCGCCGTGATCGTGTTGTGGGGACCAAAGCTCCAATACGCCGCCACGAAGATCTGCCAGGTCACCGGTGCCGTGGATCGTGAGCGTCCGGACCAGCCGACCGGGTTTCAGCGCTCGGGCGTGACCGGCGGTGTCACCGGAACCGACCTCGGCTTTCCGTTCGAATACGGCGACAGGCTAGTCATGCTGTTTGGCGACTCGAGAGAATTTGACCCGGATCGATGCCAGCCTGAGTTTTGCGGCACAGAGGACAGCCGCGCAGAGGACGGCCAACCACAGGACAACTCGAAGCTCTCCAACGATCCGGTACTTCGGCTCAAGCGCTGGCACACCTGGGCCGAATGGGGCAGATGGAAGGAAAACCGCGAGGAGGGAACCGACAGCATTGCCACGGCGCCCTTGGCTTTCGATCCTGACCAATGCATCCCGGCCAGCGTCGAAACCGACGAACGCGGCAGCGTATACGGTCACGAACTCAGCGCCGATTCCATAGGCGTGCCTTTCCGCCTCGGGGGGCCCGCCGTCGCTGCCCGACCCGAGGACAAGTGGGTCACCGCTGTCGACGGCCGTATCCTCGTCACGACGGCAATAGGGGCCACTTTTGCACACGAGGTGGCAGGCACTGGCATCGGAACGCCCTTTAAGCTGAGCGGGCCGCCCGTGGGTGCGCGGCCGGAGGACAAATGGACGGCGGCCATTGGTGACCGACTTCTGGTGGGGACATCCGATGGCCGGGTGTTTGCCCATCGAGTCACGACCAATGTGGTCGAGGCGGCCGTTCAGCTGAGCGGGCCGAAAGTGGGGGCCAGGCCCGAAGACCGTTGGGTGCTGACTACACGGGACGGGCTACTGGTCGTGACGACCGATGGCCGGGTCTTCCGTCATTCCATCGTTGGCGACACCATTGCGGCACCGTTTCAGCTTGCTGGGCCACCAGTGGCTGCACGCCCGGAGGACAAGTGGTTGCTCGTCATGGATGACCGGCTGCTGGTCATCACCAAGGGCGGGGACCTCTTCGTACATCCGCTGACGAACAACGCGGTTGGTACGCCCGTTGCCCTGAGAGATCAGTTCGTCGGAGGCAACCCCCAAGACAAACGCGCACTGGTGATGGGCCACCGACTGCTAATCCTGACGGGACAGGACGGGCGCTTCCGCCCGACCCAACTCAATGGCCAATCTCTCGGCCGAAGGGAGGGTGCCATCGGCGCGGTCGTCAGCGACACGACGATCCACGCGTTCTTCACGATGAGGGACCGGAATAATGTCGCGCATGACGATGAGAAACCGGGCGGCCAATCGGTCCTCGCCCATTCGACCGATGGCGGACGGAGTTTTCACTCGTCCAAAACGGTGTCGACGACGAAATTCCTTTGGACCGTGCCGGTGGTAGAGCAAGCCAGCCGAGTCGGCTGGCTTCCGAAGGATATCGTCGGAGACGTCGTGCTGGTCTGGGGCGCGGGGCGTCAGAACCAACAGGGCGATGCCACGCCCTTTCACCACAGCTATCCCTACCTCGCGGTGGCCCCGCTGGCGTCGATCGCGACGCTGTCCACCTGGCGTTACTACACGGGCCTCGACGCGACGGGCCACCCCGCGTGGAAGCGCGACGCCGAGTTGCAGGCGCAGCCTGTTCTTCCCTTCGGCACCCCCGAGAGCGACTCCCGCTTCGGGCCGGGCTATCACCAGTGCCTCGGTTACTTCTCCGTGCGACGAATCGATGCGTGGGGCAAGTGGGCAATGCTCTATGCCTGCAACAACGACCCTCGCGCCCCTCTGGCCGGGTACAACCCCAACAACGGCCCCCGCGGCATCTACCTGCGAACCGCCGAACTGCCTTGGGGCCCTTGGTCAGTACCTCGAAGGGTTTTCAACCCGGATGAAGGTTACTGCCACTTCATGTATCGAGTCTCGAATGACTGCCCTCCGGGCTCTCCCAACCCGGTCGAAGAGTCTGTTCGAGATACCAGAGAGACGCCAAACGTGCGCGCATCGGGCGGCGAGTACGCGCCCATTCTGCTTCCTTCGCGCTATGTCAAGAGCACGCCTGACGGAACGGCGCTCTACTTCCTCATGGCGACGTGGAACCCGTACCAGGTGGTGCTGATGCGGATCGACGTGACGCAGGCACCGATTTTGGAACAGCTGGCACCCATCAACAGAGTACGGCAGTGGCTGACGCAATAGTGTGCTGCCGCAGGCAGGTTGTAGAACCGTTGCAGGACCCTCGGAACATCGGTGATCCGAAGCGACCATGCGTTTGGGTGCCAATGCAGCAGCGTCCGTCCTATGCGCTCGTCTCAGTCGACGCCGAAATCGAACACCTCGAACATGTTCGGCTGCCCGCGGACGATCGCGACCAGGCCGTACTCGCCGGGTGCGAGGGGCTCCTTGGGCTTGATGTGCGTGCTGCCATCCGAACCCGGCTCGCCCTCCAGCGAGACCCTGTACTTCGGGTCGGGTCCTTGACGGAAGGTCGCGCCTGCCCAGCCCCAGCCGGAGTTCTTGCTGATCGGGAGATTGCGATCGTTCTTGCCGGGTTTGAGCCGGACGAGCGCCCACTGCTCAGCGCTGAGGTTGGTCGAAAACACCGGCTGCTTGTTCGTGATCCGGTACTCGGCTCGCGGCGTCGCTAGCACGACTTCCTGCCGGGAGCCGGCGAAGGGGGCTACCGACGTTTCCATCTCTCCGCGCGCGGCCTTGAGCGGCTTGGCCCCGCCCGCGCTCAGGTGAGCAATCGTCGGATCCGCCTGAGATGTCCCTCCGCCGGCCGCAGCCGGGGCCGGCCCGTCCCCGGTGATCATGGCCTCGATGACCTTATCGGACACTCCCGCGCGCTTGAGTTTGATGAGCCCGTCCGTGCTGGTGTCGAACTTCCGTTGCGAGGCGCGGATCTTCTGGATGACGACGCCCTCGGCGAGGCCGGCCTTGACCATGCCGATGACACTGTCGTTGGTCAGGACCTCCTGGGCGGTGCTGCGGACTCCGGCCAGGGGCCCGAGCAGTACGGCGGCCAGTCCGGCCACGAGGACGAGCAGGAGTCGAACGGAGCGGGCACGGCGCGATGTCGCTTGGGCAGACGGCATGACGGCTTCTCCCTCCTGGATGCTGTGGCGATGTGGATCGACGGGAATATACCACGGTGGCGCGACAAGGGGAGCCGAGTCCGATGGGGACCACTCGCGGCTGATGCGCATTCGCTGCTCCGAGGAACTCCCGCCGACGAACGTGGCCTGTGCCGGCCCAGAGCGCAAGACGCTCTACCGGGGCCGACTCCGGCGTCGTGCAGGCCGCCACGCTCCGGCCAGGCAACGTCCACGGTGCAGACGGGTGGGAGCAGATGCTCCTCCCCGTCTTTGACCGATCCCAGGCTCGAGGCAGACCGTCGTCGTCCGTGCCGACGCGGCCTTCGCGCTACCGGCCCTCTATGAGGCGCTGGAGCGGCGCTTAGGCGACATAAGGGCCATTGTCAGACCGGGGGGAGAGGTACTCAGCGTCCAAGCGTGCGCACGACGCTCTGCCACAGCGCGCCGGTCTCGCGGCTGCCGGGGTCCACGGATTGCTTGCGGACCGCGGTGTGGACCAGCACGAGGCGGCTCTGCGG
This region includes:
- a CDS encoding DUF4185 domain-containing protein — translated: MAAVIVLWGPKLQYAATKICQVTGAVDRERPDQPTGFQRSGVTGGVTGTDLGFPFEYGDRLVMLFGDSREFDPDRCQPEFCGTEDSRAEDGQPQDNSKLSNDPVLRLKRWHTWAEWGRWKENREEGTDSIATAPLAFDPDQCIPASVETDERGSVYGHELSADSIGVPFRLGGPAVAARPEDKWVTAVDGRILVTTAIGATFAHEVAGTGIGTPFKLSGPPVGARPEDKWTAAIGDRLLVGTSDGRVFAHRVTTNVVEAAVQLSGPKVGARPEDRWVLTTRDGLLVVTTDGRVFRHSIVGDTIAAPFQLAGPPVAARPEDKWLLVMDDRLLVITKGGDLFVHPLTNNAVGTPVALRDQFVGGNPQDKRALVMGHRLLILTGQDGRFRPTQLNGQSLGRREGAIGAVVSDTTIHAFFTMRDRNNVAHDDEKPGGQSVLAHSTDGGRSFHSSKTVSTTKFLWTVPVVEQASRVGWLPKDIVGDVVLVWGAGRQNQQGDATPFHHSYPYLAVAPLASIATLSTWRYYTGLDATGHPAWKRDAELQAQPVLPFGTPESDSRFGPGYHQCLGYFSVRRIDAWGKWAMLYACNNDPRAPLAGYNPNNGPRGIYLRTAELPWGPWSVPRRVFNPDEGYCHFMYRVSNDCPPGSPNPVEESVRDTRETPNVRASGGEYAPILLPSRYVKSTPDGTALYFLMATWNPYQVVLMRIDVTQAPILEQLAPINRVRQWLTQ